GACCCAGCACCACGGTCAGGCGCACGGCGCGGTGCTGGGCTATCTGGCCGACACCGTCAGCGCCTGGGCAGCGGCCAGTGTGGCCGGCGACGTGGTGACGGCGGAGTACAAGATCAACTTTTTGGCGGCGGCGCGCGGCGACGTCCTGTGGGCCAGGGGCGAGGTTCTGAAGGCGGGCAAGCGGCAGGTGATCGTGCGGGCCGACGTCTATGCCCATTCGCAGGGCATGGAGACCCACGTCGCCACCGCCCTTGCCACCGTCGCGCCCGTGGGCCGGGAGGCTTGATGCGCCCCGAAGAACTCAGTTCAAGAATCGGGCAGGAGGTGGCCCTCTCGGAATGGGTGGTGGTAGATCAGGCACGCATCGACGCCTTTGCAGACGCCACCGGGGACCACCAGTTCATCCACGTCGACCCGCAGCAGGCCGCCGCCGGGCCATTTGGCACCACCATTGCCCACGGCTTCCTGACGCTGTCGCTGCTGGCCGGGGAGTTCATGAGCCGCGGCGGCGCTGTCGACATTGAGGGCGTGCAGATGACGGTCAACTACGGCCTGAACCGCGTGCGCTTCGTCTCACCCGTGAAAGCTGGTAGCCGTCTGCGCAACCGCGCCGTGCTGCAGTCCGCCGATCACGGTGCGGGCTTCATACAGATCACGGTGTTGAACACGATTGAAATTGAGGGCGAGCAGCGGCCAGCGGCGACAGCGGAGAGTGTCTTCCGGGTTTATTTGTGAACCAGCCGCCTCCGACCCGCGGGACCACCGTCTACCTGCTGGAACGCGATGGTGTCCTGTTGGGGCGGATGCCACTGCGGGAAGTTGAGATGTTCGCCGTTCACTGCGACTTCGAGCCGACGCCCGCCTTCGAACCGTACCGCGCCCTGTTCGACGAGGACGCGGCCCTGGCCACCCGTTTGGCCGACGATGACTCGCCTGAACTGCTGGAGCAGGCGGAGGCCACCCTGGACCGCATTCTGGCGCTCAATCTGCTGATCCGGCGTGAGGGCGGCGGTGTTCACCGTGAGGCCATGATCAGCGTGGAGGGCGACCGGGCCAGCTTTCGCCCACTGCACATCGAGGAGGAACCCCAATGACCGTATTTGACGTGACCGACCGCTCCCGTGACCTGCGTCAGCGCCTGCTGGCCTTCATGGACGAGCACATCTACCCCAACGACGCCGAGGCTGCCCGACAGGTGAACGAGGGTGACCGCTGGCAACACCTCCCGCTGATCGACGAGCTGAAGCCCAAAGCGCGCGAGGCCGGGCTGTGGAATCTGTTCCTGCCCCCGGCCAGCGACCCGGACGGCACCTTTGGACCTGGCCTGAGCAATTT
The genomic region above belongs to Deinococcus humi and contains:
- a CDS encoding MaoC family dehydratase, translating into MRPEELSSRIGQEVALSEWVVVDQARIDAFADATGDHQFIHVDPQQAAAGPFGTTIAHGFLTLSLLAGEFMSRGGAVDIEGVQMTVNYGLNRVRFVSPVKAGSRLRNRAVLQSADHGAGFIQITVLNTIEIEGEQRPAATAESVFRVYL
- a CDS encoding PaaI family thioesterase; translated protein: MTEAERGLDSPEARMLIARGLEGSAYTRQMGTRLRHFEAGRVEIEIDLRPELTQHHGQAHGAVLGYLADTVSAWAAASVAGDVVTAEYKINFLAAARGDVLWARGEVLKAGKRQVIVRADVYAHSQGMETHVATALATVAPVGREA